aaaataataataaaaaaaaataggttaAATTGTTTTTCTGATACTTCTTGCATGTTGAGTTCTTCTGTTTCTGTTTTATGGTTTTAGGGTTTAGGAGTTTAAAGGTGAACTGACTAAaatccctaaaaaaaaaaatagctgaAAGCACTTTATGGGTTTTCTTTTGGTACAAAGaaatgaaaagttttttttttttttttttttggtattcaAGGTAGCTTATACTTCTCAGAAAATGTTGAAGGCATTTTATGGGTTTTCTAGAGGTGAAACAAATAAGGAAGAGAAGAGATCTTTtaaggcagcttatacatttcaGGAAATGCAGAAAGCACCTTTAGGGCTTTCTTACAGTTTCAAAAAAGTTAGTAATGTGGGTAGCTTATACAGTTCATTTGATTATTTGTCTTTTGAAATGCTGGTGAATGTCTTGGGTCATCAAAGTTTCCGGTTTTTATGAGTTGATGTACAAATGCTAAGAGTAAATTCAAGTCGAGCTTGTTTTTCTGTTATTCTCTGTTGGCTCTCACCATAACTAGTCATGATTTTGGAATTTCTCATAATTTCTTTACAAGGCATGCACAAGTTTCATATATCTTCCCCATCCCGAGAAGAATGAATCAGTGCATCGAATTTTCTGTGTGAATAGACAGTGATTTTTAATCTTTTAAAAGTAACATTTACACATTCAAAAGCTACATAAAAGATACTCTAAGTCACAGCCTTTCGTATTCTCTATATTTTTTTAGCTCTTATCATCTTTAGAAATAGCTCAATTTGAATGGAAATGGGATGTCAAAAGCACAGTTTACATTCAAGAGCAAATTTCACCAAGCAATTGCAGTTTTTACCTGATGgacattttttttgggggggtgggGGTAGTAACCAAGTTGTTACTTTGTTATTTTCTAAATAAAATCGTTTTTTAGTTAGAAATGAAAGACCAAGCCTTAGTCCTTTCTCCTTTTAGAGAAAATGTTCATTTGGCCTTCCTGGAAGGACACTATTCGCAGTTTCAGCTGGGCTATCTAAAGACTTTTAGCTGTCAAAATTGTCTCTTTACTGTATTAATGATTGAATATGCTTTTTGAAAGTACAGAACATGTTTGTGCATACAAGTATTGGGATAAAACTAATATCGACTGATGCACTTTGATTTTGTATTTGATGCAGGCGTTTCATTCAAATGACAATTTCTGATATCACGGAAGAAGTGGGATGTAGTAGTGGTAAAGAGAAGTTATCCAATGGATCAGCAAGGATGGATTTTGATATAGATGATCTTTTTGAAGTAGGTGATGATGATTGGGacgatgacgaggaagaagatgAGGATGAGGATGATGATCTTGATGTGGTTTCAATAAAAGAGCTGGGTGAAAGTTTCTTGAAAACCTTCTGTAAAAAGGCATCAACTGGTTTTTTTGAGAAGTATGGTTTAATCAGTCACCAGATTAATTCATATAATGACTTCATCAACTATGGAATCCAAAGGGTGTTTGCCTCGGTTGGGGAGATCCATGTTGAGCCAGGTTATGATCCATCAAAGAGAGGTGAAGGTGATTGGAAGCACGCTTCTATAAAGTTTGGGAAAGTAAGCCTTGAGCGGCCAAAGTTTTGGGCAGGGGAGAAGTTCTCTGTGGACGGTGGGAAAGAGTACCTGGATTTGTGGCCACGGCATGCTCTCCTTCAGAACATGACTTATTCCGCTAGAATTATGGTTGAAACTCATGTTCAGGTTTGGAATTTGTTTTTGTctaatattaataaaaaaaacaaTGGTTCTTGTCTATAGTCTATAGTTTTATGTGTATCAATTTCTTTCTGTTTATTGATATACATTCATTTCCTCATTATTCTCAATTTTGAATCGGCCAGCTTGTAggttttctactttttttttgtGGTATACTCCTTGTATACAAGTGACTTTTTATAGTAAAACTTTACTTTATCAAAATCTTTTGAATTAGGTAGTTATGTTCTAAAATTGCATTGTGTTATTCTTCCGTAGATTAAGTTGCCAATCTTGTTGGTCTCTCTTGAACAGTTCTTTTTTAAATGCATTGCCCATCTGATGAAAAGTGAGAAAATGTTCATCACAAAGGAAATAAGAGGCTCTGAGCTGTTGCATCCTAATCCTTTATACTTAGATACCATCTTTTTAAACTTCACAAAATTCGACCTTTATCTGGAGTACTACTGATATTTGAAATATAATCCCTTCTCATCCGTGTCACATGTCATTTATTTTCCCTCTGTTAGTTTCTTGTTCTTTTATTTTCATTGGTTGCCCTTGTATATGATTTCAGGTGTATACAAAAAAGCTAGTTAGAAGTGACAAGTTCAAAACTGGGGTAGAACGATTTGTTGACAAGGAGTTGGAGATGGAAGATAAAAGAGATGTCTTGGTTGGGAGAATCCCTGTGATGGTGAACTCAGAGTTGTGCTGGATGAATGGTGCTGACAAGCCTGATTGTGAATTTGATCATGGGGGATACTTCATAGTCAAAGGGGCTGAAAAGGTAAGATCTTCCTGTTAGCACCTCACTCTCGACACCTCCCTCTTTTCTACCTAAAGAGGGCATAGAATACAAGGCTGGAAAGTTGGTGGTAGTTTGTATATTATTTAAGCCTTATCGAGTCCAAAGTGAAACATAAAGATACTATTCAAAATACAACAGCCACATCAACCATTTTACTACACATCAACCTATCATAACTCAAGACAGAGGAATTTCACTTGTTAGTGTTAGAATTTATGTTTCAAATTAAATATCTTAGCTTTAtggcctgtttggccaagcttctaaaatcagcatatttgaaaagtgcttttggtgaaaagcagtttgtgtttggccaatcaatctaaaaagcacttttgagcaataattagtgtttggccaagcttttaaaaagtgcttttaagtgtatttttctcaaaggTGCTTTTCAGAAAAGTACTTTTGGACAAAAGCTTTTTTCTTTTTAGCTTCTGAGCTACTCCctagaagcacttattttctcccaaaagcttggccaaacacctcacttattgaaaaaataagcacttttggggaaaaataagcttggccaaacaggctattagttgGATTGTGACACTTTTTTCCTACAAGACAATATATTTGAATATTAAAATAAAATGAGTCCAATGGGATGGAAAGCATATGGATGATTTGTTTATTCGAGCCCAAATTGATTCGTAGTGTTGTACTAGTAATTTTAACAAATATTCTAATTTTGAAAATTCAGATAATTGCAACAGTTGTGTCCGTATAATGGAAGGCGTAACAGAAGAGGATGAAAGAGATCTTTCATGTTAGACATTTAACCAagtgattaattaaaatgatGTGTAGTGTGAGGTCGTTCTGAAGGTGCTAGCTACTTTTGGGTTTGTTTATTGTTTTTAATTGAGCATACTGTTGAAGATCTTATGAAGGTGAAATTTATGTATCACTTAACATAATGTCCAGTATTTTAGAGTTCGAACTGATGAAACAGTTTTTTAGCATGTATGAACCTTTAGGAGGAAAGACGATATGCCTCCCATCATTTTTTTATGAAGTAAAtgtattttcattcataaacatgGACAAACTGGTTGTATACAAGGATTAAAAGGTAAGGAATCTACCAAATATGATTTTCGACAAACTCCGCCCATTCATCTAGACAACAAGGAACTTTCTGAttacaccaaaagaaaataagggaacGGAGACTACTACTCAGCTGAGAGAAACTTGACACTACTTCAAAAGCTCTCCTATTTCTCTCTCCAACCTATCCACCTTAGCGCAAGCGGAATTTGATGTGGTTGGATATTACATACTGTTAGTAAGATAAGACCTCTGATTTTGTAAGACAAGTTGCAAAGCATATGATGACAAGTTATTTTTTCTTCTGTAAAAACCTCAACGCCAGTCTGGAAATAATATAAGAACTTTGTCTTTTGTATTATGTGTTGATTTCAAGCGATCATGCTGCATGTTTAATACAAGTTGCACAAGTAAGTGgtgtattttatttattttttctgaaAGCGCGTATTCGATAGAATTTTGACACTGTAATTTTGACATTGTATATTTctcccaaaaacaaaaaaaattgggaCTTTCTATGATGTGGTGATTAGAGTGTTGCATGCATGCCTTTTAATACACGTAGCACAAATCTCTGGTGATAGGTCATTTACTTTTCTGAAAACCTATCGAGTCTAGTCTTGGTTTCTATCTTTTAACCTGGGACGCAAATATGCTGAGTTATAAGAGCAAATGAATGTAAAAGAAAGAGTCATATAGACAAGAGGTAATAAGGAACTTGAACTTTTCAAGAACTTTTTGCATGACCTATATATAGAATATAGCGGAAGTATGATGGATCCTAGAGCCAGACCCTGTATAACCTACATGTGCAGCTTAAAAAATTCTGATGCAGGACCTCAAGGCATCAACTTGTGTTCCATTAAGACACTAGACATTTGGAGTGACTACTTCGTATCTTATATATGATTCGACGTTAACAACAACATATCTTTCCATAAAATGACTCAGAGCAGTTGGAGATCAGATTTCATTGTTAGGCAGCTAAGAGACTGATGATTTTAAGTATATCAGATGGATTTCGCTGCTCTGTGTTGTTGCGTAGATTGTGAATTTTGATGTGCAAAAAAGGTGATACACACTCAAAGGAATGCACTTTTGGACCTAAGCTGTTAACGTGAAGACAATGATCCAAAAAAATCCACTGTGCTTGTTGAATATAAGGCAGTTGTAATAACACTTCATGGTTGAACATTCTTTTTACAGCATTATCTGCATAACTTGGCTGGTGGTGACAGTGAACCAACATTTTCGGTATATTTAAACAAATAATGTTTTTTAGCTTCTGTATTGGGGAAAAAGGGGGTATATGATGCAGGAATGAGCTTGATGTATACTTTCACGACAAACCTTTTCTAACTTCTGGGGGAAGAATAAGGAATCATTCACCGTGTCTGCTTCATGTCAGCTCTGTTACATCTTAAAGCCGTTTCATATGGAACTGGGATCAGATTAAGAATTGAAGCACAGAAAAACTTCATGTTACCTGGTTTAACTTAGTTTGGATACTTTAAATGTCTTAAGGACTTTATTACCTAACCAAACTATTTGCTCAATTTTTTGAACTGGTAATGTAAAGTAGTATTGTTACCTATGAAGAGTCTTTAGCTCTCTTATATGCAGAAGCTCCTTCTCAAGCTTCTAGGTGAGTAATGCAATCTTTTCCCTTGTCTGACTATATAGTACTCCTTTGTCACAAAAACAATGACAAAGTACTATTTGGGAGGTCAAACCGTTTGTTTCTTGACTACAAATTTCCAACATTTTCTAATTACTCttagcaaaaaaaaattgtggtttGAGTACGTTTTATGTTGTTTCTAAATATGTAGGAGTAATATTCGtttgcaaaagaaaaaaaaaatggatactTCATATCGGAAATTTAATGTGTCCGACTCTCATACTCCGAATCCATCATTCTTTCGGGATTGAGGAAATAATTGTAACTTTGGCATGCATTCTACACTTGTGCTATTACTATATTGATTTAGAATATTGTTTGATCTCTGTGACCTTTTATAAGTAAATTTCATGTCGCAGTTCTTTAAAGATTGAAACCTTTTGTAATTTCCATTTCAGACCTTCATTGCACAGGAGCAGATTTGTTTAAAAAGACTCTGGGTGTATAGCAATCCCACTTGGATGGTTGGATATCGCCCTGGTGATAAAAGGAAGAGAATCTACATTAAACTGACTGAGACCTTGAAGATTGAGCACATTAAAGGAGGAGAAAAAGCCCTCAGTGTGTACTTCCTGGCAGAAATGCCAATTTGGATCTTGTTTTTTGCTCTAGGTGTATCCTCTGACAGGGAGGTAGTAAATTTAATAGATGTGGATATTGAAGATAGTAATATCGTCAATATACTAATGGCTTCAATCCATGAGGCTGATAAGAATTGTGAGGATTTCAGGAAGGGGAAAAAGGCTCTTGCTTATGTTGATAGACTTATAAAGAGCTGTAAATTTCCACCTCAAGAATCTGTTGAGCAGTGCATAAAAGAATACCTGTTCCCTAATCTTAGTGGTTTCAAGCAGAAGGCTCGCTTCCTTGGCTATATGGTAAAGTGCCTGTTGCACTCTTTCATTGGTCGCAGAAAGGTTGACAACAGAGATGATTTTCGAAACAAGCGATTGGAGCTGGCTGGTGAGCTTCTTGAACGGGAGCTCAGGGCGCACATTAAACATGCCGAAAGGCGTATGGTGAAGGCAATGCAAAGAGATCTTTATGGAGATCGACAAGTGCAGCCAATTGAGCACTATTTGGATGCATCAATAATCACCAATGGTCTCTCCAGGGCTTTTTCCACTGGACATTGGTGTCACGCTTACAAGAGAATGGAGAGGGTTTCTGGTGTAGTTGCAACTCTTAGACGAACAAATCCATTGCAAATGACTGCTGATATGAGGAAAACGCGTCAGCAGGTTACATACACCGGGAAGGTTGGCGATGCTAGATACCCGTAAGTGTTTGTAAATTTATACCGACCATTTTTTTGTGCTTCCATTAACAAAAATGGTGACTTCATTTTTCTTGCTTCCTGAACATCGCTCATTCTGTCATAATTATTTTTGGTATTTTGTTTCTGTTTTGTTTAACTTAAATATGATAATCTAATGACTGTTAAAATAACTTATGCAGACATCCTTCACACTGGGGAAAGGTATGTTTTCTCTCTACCCCAGATGGTGAAAATTGTGGCCTGGTAAAAAATTTGGCTAGTATGGGTCTTGTCAGCACAACTATTTTGAAACCACTTCTTGAGACATTGTTCCGGTGTGGGATGCAAAAATTAGTAGACGATAGTGCCACCTCACTCCACGGAAAGCAAAAGGTACTACTAGATGGGGAGTGGGTTGGAGTATGTGAAGATTCTGCACTCTTCGTTTCAAAGCTAAGACGTAAGCGCCGCAGGAATGAAGTACCACACCAGGTTGGCTCATGATCATTTTCATTTAATTATGTACAGTAGAGTCATGGAACCTTGCTGTtgaatatttctttctattgcaAGTTTGTTCATTGATCCACCAAAAGGATGGTTATGAAACTTTCAACCAAACATAGAGACTTGTCTTTTTCTCTATTTTCCTCAAGCAGGATGTAAATCTTTTGGTATACTGTATTGGATGTACAATATCATGTAAATGCCGCTGGAATAAGGTCCCACATCAGGTTAACTCATGATCATTTTAGTTCAGTCATGTACAGATTCTTATGGCTATAATATTTGTTTAAATTAGAATACTTGTTTATATCATAAGTATGATAGTCAATTCATCAAAAGGACGATTATCAAATTGTAAGCCAAATGTAAAACACTTGTCTCATGCCCTTGGCTCCTCAAGTTTATGGTATATTGCGTTAGAGTGCAAAATATCATATAGGACCGATAGGAATAAAGTGTCACACCGGGTAAGTAGTGATCATTTTCATTTAATTATGTACAGCAGAGTCATTAAACTTACTGTAGAATGCTTCGTTATATTGCAAATACGTTCATTAATTCCTTCAATGTGATTATAAAATTATAAACCAAATGTGAAAGACTCGCCTTTTCCTCTTTGTTCCTGAAATAGACGTGACTTTTGTGGTATATTTTATTGAATGTAGAATAACTTTTGTATGCTAGTAAATCCTGAAGCTACCAAACAGTATGTTGTGCCTCTTACGTCCAGTGGTGACCTGAACTGCATTCTTGGTTGGAAGTAGAGGGTCTACTATTAGAGCAACCCTCTCTTGTCATTGCCGAGTTTCCTTAAATGGAAATAGACGCAATGTGTTCGGAATAGATGGAATCCTTGAACTCTGTCCTTTCCACTTCTGTGATGCTTTTTCCTTTTGGGAAATATCTCATTTTTTTTAATGGTGGTGTCCAACTAGCTTGCGAGCACCTCGGCTAATCCACCAGCTACTTGCTTCCTCCTACTAGCACAGACACCATTAACTCTACCCTCCAAGGCTCAGGAAAAGGGGGGAAAATTCACCTTTTGGAAAATATCTCTTTGCAGTGTGCAGAAATTTAAACGaccaaataagaattataacatTTTAAAGATTGAAGGATTCAAACAATAAAATTAAACCCAAGAGTTCTCGATGAAATGACCTTTATCTCATATTTGGCAGAACAATAAGATTAAATCCAAGAGTTCTCTATTAAATAACCTTTATACAAATTTGGCAATTGATTTGATGTTTTCTTCTAGCACTTGTAGATATACCATGCATGTTATAATCATGGAAGTTGACGTTT
The nucleotide sequence above comes from Lycium barbarum isolate Lr01 chromosome 3, ASM1917538v2, whole genome shotgun sequence. Encoded proteins:
- the LOC132632481 gene encoding DNA-directed RNA polymerases IV and V subunit 2; the protein is MTISDITEEVGCSSGKEKLSNGSARMDFDIDDLFEVGDDDWDDDEEEDEDEDDDLDVVSIKELGESFLKTFCKKASTGFFEKYGLISHQINSYNDFINYGIQRVFASVGEIHVEPGYDPSKRGEGDWKHASIKFGKVSLERPKFWAGEKFSVDGGKEYLDLWPRHALLQNMTYSARIMVETHVQVYTKKLVRSDKFKTGVERFVDKELEMEDKRDVLVGRIPVMVNSELCWMNGADKPDCEFDHGGYFIVKGAEKTFIAQEQICLKRLWVYSNPTWMVGYRPGDKRKRIYIKLTETLKIEHIKGGEKALSVYFLAEMPIWILFFALGVSSDREVVNLIDVDIEDSNIVNILMASIHEADKNCEDFRKGKKALAYVDRLIKSCKFPPQESVEQCIKEYLFPNLSGFKQKARFLGYMVKCLLHSFIGRRKVDNRDDFRNKRLELAGELLERELRAHIKHAERRMVKAMQRDLYGDRQVQPIEHYLDASIITNGLSRAFSTGHWCHAYKRMERVSGVVATLRRTNPLQMTADMRKTRQQVTYTGKVGDARYPHPSHWGKVCFLSTPDGENCGLVKNLASMGLVSTTILKPLLETLFRCGMQKLVDDSATSLHGKQKVLLDGEWVGVCEDSALFVSKLRRKRRRNEVPHQVEVKRDELQGEIRIFSDAGRILRPLLVVSNLKKIKALKGGDYGFQALLDNGIIELIGPEEEEDCRTAWGVEYVLKADKENPPAKYTHCELDMSFLLGLSCGIIPFANHDHARRVLYQSEKHSQQAIGFSTVNPNNRVDTNTHQLYYPQRPLFRTMLSDSLGKPKNARHQKGMLPRPEYYNGQCAIVAVNVHLGYNQEDSLVMNRASLERGMFRSEHVRSYKAEVDNKEAVAKKLKVEDSVNFGKTQSKIGRVDSLDDDGFPFIGANLQSGDIIIGKFAESGADHSVKLKHTERGMVQKVLLSANDEGKNFAVVSLRQVRSPCLGDKFSSMHGQKGVLGFLESQENFPFTVQGIVPDIVINPHAFPSRQTPGQLLEASLGKGIALGGGQKYATPFSTLSVDAIMEQLHGRGFSRWGNERVYNGRTGEMVNSLIFMGPTFYQRLIHMAEDKVKFRNTGPVHPLTRQPVADRKRFGGIKFGEMERDCLIAHGAAANLHERLFTLSDSSQMHICGKCKNMANVIQRSVQGGKVRGPFCRFCESVEDIVKVNVPYGAKLLCQELFSMGISLKFDTEIC